A window of the Brassica napus cultivar Da-Ae chromosome C5, Da-Ae, whole genome shotgun sequence genome harbors these coding sequences:
- the LOC106391235 gene encoding uncharacterized protein LOC106391235 has protein sequence MNVSADEQEDSMSIAKPVTPTLKTNLKKQTNKKMKTVSLLSRTVLHLCSSSKTNLKRQKILKESKANLKKQKKTERERKKKEDSCCFGCEEAYENNDETIFVKGFQHLRPRDEIKNELSNIFGSCGKIISVFVPMQCGTCVPLGFAFINLLNGKEKALKLNGSYMGGRKLKVMMATDSDEYFGFDDFDGCDLCGGPGKLRSRRPIDFDEVSFELYH, from the exons ATGAATGTCTCGG CTGACGAACAAGAGGACTCGATGTCTATTGCAAAACCAGTAACTCCTACTCTGAAGACAAATCTGAAGAAGCAGACGAATAAGAAAATGAAGACAG tctCTCTCTTAAGTAGGACCGTGCTGCACCTGTGTTCCAGTAGCAAAACAAATCTGAAGAGGCAGAAGATACTTAAGGAGAGTAAAGCAAATttgaagaagcagaagaaaacTGAG agagagagaaaaaagaagGAAGATTCTTGCTGTTTTGGATGTGAAGAagcctacgaaaataatgatgAAACCATTTTCGTCAAGGGATTTCAACATTTGCGTCCTAGGGATGAAATCAAGAATGAATTGAGCAACATTTTTGGTTCTTGTGGAAAGATAATAAGCGTTTTTGTTCCCATGCAATGTGGCACCTGTGTTCCCTTGGG ATTTGCTTTCATTAATCTCTTAAATGGCAAAGAGAAGGCGTTGAAACTAAATGGAAGTTACATGGGAGGAAGAAAGCTTAAGGTGATGATGGCTACTGATAGTGATGAATACTTCGGGTTTGATGACTTTGATGGGTGTGACCTTTGTGGAGGGCCAGGCAAGCTCAGATCTCGTAGGCCGATTGACTTTGACGAGGTTTCTTTCGAATTGTACCACTGA